The following is a genomic window from Syntrophaceae bacterium.
CCCCTTTCGATCAACCGCGCCTGGAGGATCTCCGCCAGGCGTACGGCGGGGAAGTCGAAGACCACCCTCACGATCTCGCCCTTCCGGTATTTCCTCTTCCTGGCCGTGTTCAGGCCCCAGAGGAGAACCTCGGCATACCGCTGCAGCAGGGTTTCCGACAGCATTCCCTTACTCCTTTCTTTTCTTTCGTCACTCCCTGTTGATCATGGTCATCCCATGCAATCGATTACGCCATCATGGACGAGAAAATTGCGAAGTTCCCGATTCCAGCGATGACTCACGTCATCGCGGTGAGCCGAAGCCCCGAGCGCAGCGCGGGGGGCAGCGTGGCGATCCCGCCATGTCCATGAGATTGCCGCGCACCCTGCGGGGGCTCGCAATGACCCGTTCCAGCGGTGTTTCAGTTTCTCATCACGGGTTTCGGGAAGTTCAGACGTTTAAACACCTTGTGCAGCCGGCAGCACGCTGCATGCGTCCCCTTTATCCGAACTTCTCCGCTTCAGATCTTCCCGGCTCCCTGTCCCGGTCAGAAGTCCCTCGGCTTGCAGATCACCTCCCGGACCTTCAGGTCGAAGAAGCGGGCGCTGTTGGCAGGCCGGAGGACAAGGGCCGTGTCGACCCCCTCGTACGTCCCGCCCAGCGCGATCACGTCCTCACCGGTCCGGACGAGCCCTGCATCGGCCGCCATGAGAGCGACCTCGACAGCCACCTTCGTGCCCTGCCCGAACGTCCGCAGGGTGTAGGCCATGATCTCGTCGACCTGGTAGGTGCCCAGCTTGTTCCGGACCGCCCTCCCGACCCCCCCGAAGGCGTGCTGCCCGGTGAAAACGGCGATCCCCGCCTTCTCGAGCCGCCCTCGGGCCGCAGCCGTCATGTCCTGGCGGTCGGGCTTCTCGAAGCCCGCCACGTGGGTGACGGCGATGACCCGGACCCCGCCGCCGAAGGCCTTTCTTGCTGCGAGCGCCGTCCTGCCGCTCACGCTCGGGACGATCACGCTTGCGATTCCCAGTTCATCGGCCCGGGCGGCTGCCGCCTCGAGAACATCCGCCGTGTTTCCCTTCCCCGGTTTCAGGAAATATCGACACTCCCTCCGCTCGAATCGTCCGGCCGCAGCCATGGTCCATCTCCTTTCTGTCCCGGGCGGTCATCGCGAGGCACAGTCTTCGCAAAGCCCGAAGAGGTCCAGATGCGCCCGCGTCACCCTGAATTTCTCGCGCTTCGCAAAGGCCTCCAGGTCCCGGATGAACGTTCCCTGCACCTCGCGCACCGTCCCGCACCGCGTGCAGATGAAATGGGCATGGGCCCCCGTCTCGGCATCGTGCACCTCGAAATGGGAGTGCCCCTCGCCGAAGCTCCGGCCCAGGATCACGTTCCGCTCGCGGAAGTAGGCCAGGGCCCGGTACACCGTCGCCAGGCTGATCCGCGGGTCCCGGCGGCGTGCACGTTCCAGGAGCTCGTAGGCATCCAGGTGGCCGTGCTCCCGGAGGATCTCCAGGATGATTTCCCGGCGCGGCGTCATCCGCAGGGATTTCCATGCTCGCTCCATTCTTCTTTCCCCCTCAGCTTCGCCCGTCCCGCCACCGGAAGCGCCGCCTCCAGCCCCGGGCTTCGCGTTTCTTCCGGTGGACGGGCCTCACGAAGATCTCCCGGGCGATGGCATCGTCGAAGGCCACGGTGCTCTCGTCGATCTTCACGATGTACGACGGCCGCCGCTGCACGAGTTCCAGGGGCCGGCCCGTCATGACGCCCAGCGAGGTCAGGTAGGACAGCCGGGCGTTGTCCCGCGTTCCGATATAGGCCACGGTCGCCGTCTCGCCGGTGTCGAGTTCCGTCAGCGGCACCACCAGCGGCCTCAGCATCGTCTCCCCGGCCACGCAGCAGTCGCCGGGAGGGATGGGTCTGCCGTGCGGGCAGCTCCGCGGGTGTCCCAGCAGGATGCAGACCGAATCCGCGGCATCATTGCCCAGCATGTGCTCGAAGCGGCAGGCCGACCGCTCCATCTCCTCGCTGTTGAGGTTGAGCACATCGTGCAGGAGCCGCTCCGCGAGGCGATGGCTGCGGATGACGTCCCGCGCCTTGAGAAACCCCTCCTCGGTCAGGACGAGATCCCTGTCGCTGTGCAGGGCCAGCCCCTCTGAAACGAGCCGTTCGCGCTGCTCATCCGAGATGCCCGCGGCCGTGACGCGCGCACCCGCCGCGGGCGTCTCGTTTCGCTGCTCCAAGGCTGTCCAGACCTCTTCGAGGATCTCTTCCAGATCCTCACCCGTGCAGGGTTTGCAGGATTCTTCCATGTCTCACCCCTCAGAACGTCACGTGCAGCAGCCGCAGCACGGAGTTCAGGACGCCGCCCGCGACAATGGCGTAGATGAACACGAAGAGGATGATGCCCGAACCGGTCAGGAATCCCCTCTCCTTGATGATCACGAAGGTGTTGGCGACGCAGGGCACGAAGAGCGTCATGACCATGGTGGCCACAAAGGCCTGCAGGTTGTCCATGAGGCCCCGCCCGTAGATGTCGAAGAAGTAGGCCGCCACGTACTCCCTCCGCAGAAAGCCGAGGATGAAGCCCTCGGTCGTCTCCGCCGGGAGGCTGAGAAGCCCGACGACGACGGGGTCCAGAAGGCGCTTCAGCGCCTCCAGCGCTCCCACCCGGTCGGCGACGAAGAGCAGTGCCGTCCCCAGGAGGAACCAGGGGATCACCTCCCGCACGAACCAGTAGGAACGGTAGACCGTCTTGCCCAGCACATCGCCCGGCGCAGGGAGCCTGTAGGGGGGAAGCTCCGCGACGAAGGCCGTTGTCTGACCGGGCAGCAGCCTCGAGGCGAGCCACCCGGCTGCCATGAGCTGGACAGACAGCAGCACGACGAACAGGACGAGGGCGAAAAACCCGATCCGGGCGAACATCCCGAGGATCAGCCCCATCTGCGGCGCGCAGGGGATCCCGAGGGCGAGGATCAGTGTCGCGATGATCCGCTCCCGCCGTGTCTCGAGGATCCGGGTCACGACGGCCGCCATGGTCCCGCACCCGAACCCCAGGACGATCGGGATGACCGCCTTGCCGTTGAGGCCGATCAGGGAAAAGAGCCGGTTGATCATCACCTCGAGGCGCGGGAGGTAACCCGTGTCCTCGAGGATGGAGAACACGAGGTAGAAGGCCGTCACCGTCGGGAACACGATGGCAAGCGAGTAGGTGATGCCCATGGTGATCTGTCCGTAGGGCCCCACCAGAAAGTCCCGCACGGCGGCGTAGGGGACGTGGGAGATCGCTCCCACAACGGGCGGCAGCAGCCATTCGCCGAATACAACGTTCTGGAAGAAATCCACGACGGTCCCGGCCGCAAACACACCCACGAACTCGTATATCCCGTAGAGAATCCCGAGCAGCAGCAGAGCGCCGCCGACCGGGTGGGTTGTAAAGCGGTCGAGGCGGTCGGCGAACCTCGTCCGGAACCCCCTGCCCCGGCGAAGCGTCACGCACTCGCGGATCAGCCGCTCCACGATTGCCATCCGGGTCTCCAGGATGACCCTCGACAGAGGCTCGAGAACACGGGACTGCGTCTGCACGATGAGGTTCTTGATCGCCCGGCTCTCACCGGCCTGATCCCCCAGCAGCGCGTCCACGAGCGACGGGTCCCCCGAAAGCAGGGTCAGCGCGACGGCCCTCCGGGAAACGGGATAGTGCGGCAGGAGGCCCGCGATACCCGTCACGGCCTCCTCCACGCGGGCATCGTAGATGATCCGCAGCGGGGACTTCGCGGGTCTGCGCAGGGCGTCCAGCAACTCCTCCCTGCCCTTTCCCCGGATCGCGACGGTCTGCACCACGGGGATTCCGAGACCCTTGGAGAGCCGGGCCGCATCGATGACGTAGCCCTTCTTTTCCGCCTCGTCGGCGAGATTGAGGGCGAGGACGAGAGGCACATCCGCCTCGATCAGGGCCATCGTGAGCAGCAGCGTCCGCCGAAGGTTCTGCGCATCGCCGACCTGGAGGACCGCCTCGAGCCCCTCCGAGAGGAGGGTCTTGAGGGTGACGCGTTCCTCGTCGCTGTGCGGCACGACGCCGGCGATCCCGGGCGTGTCCACCACGTAATAGTCCAGGTCCGCGGCCTTTCCCGACCTGACCTCCACCGTGGTGCCCGGGTAATTGGACACGACGACGTATTCCCCGGTGAGCAGGGAGAAGATCTTGCTCTTGCCGACATTCGGGTTGCCGACCAGAACGAGCCGCCGCTCCGAGGGGATGTCACCCGGCGACAAAGATTTCGTTCGAACCGTGCTTGCTGCCGACTGTTCCATGTGCGAATGATTCTCATTCGCACCATAATGGTATTCTTGGAAAAAAGCAAGGAATTCTGTCGGGTATGGCGGGATGGCCGGGACCGGGCCCCTCAGAGACGCTTGAGAAGGTTTTCGAGATTCCTGCACTGGATGCAGAGAATGTTGCCCTGACGGTCGAGCAGGACGAGCATCGGGACGCCCCGGACCTGGTAGAGCTGGGCCACCTTCCCGTCCGGGTCCGTCAGGACCGTGAACGGCAGGGCGTGCCGGGCAGCAAACTCTCCGACCTTATTCTCGCTGTCGTTGACGAAGATGTTGAGCACCTCCAGGTTTACAGCCCTTCCCCGGGCGTGAATGTCCCTGATCCGGGGGATCTCCTCTATGCAGTAGCGGCACCACGTCGCGCCGAAGACGAGCAGGACCGGGCGGCCCCTCAAGTCCGCAAGCCGGATTTCCTTGCCCTGGAGGTCCCTGAGACGGAAATCGGGCGCCGGGGCATCGACGGCGATCGGCGGCGGCGGGATCTTCGGCGCATCTGCGCCGGGCGAGCAGGCCGCCACAGCCAGGCAGGCGATCATCATAAACAAGCGCTTCGTATGCATCGGGTTCAGGCCTCTCGATCAGACGCTCACGGCACTGTACAGAAAATACGCCCCGGCGGCAAGCATCACGATGCCGGATCCTTTTTGCACGGCAACCATCCACGCGCCCGACCTGGGTAGGCTGATCAGGATTCCCGCAAACGTGCCCACCAGCAGAAGCAGGGTCCCCACGCCGAGCGAAAAGACGAAGAGCAGCGCCCCCCCGAACAGGACGCTCTGCCCCGCAGCCACGACGCCGAGGATGCCGATCAGGACCGGGGCGGCGCATGGGCCGAGGAGGAACCCCGAGGTCAGACCGATGACGAAGCTCCGGGTGATCCCCTTGCGGCCCGCTCCGGCCGGGCTCCGGGGCGCGAAGCGTTCCAGGGAGAGGGGAACGACCCCCAGCATGGCAAGGCCCATGAGCAGGAAGAGGATGCCGATTGCGCCAAGCATCAGGGGGCTCGACTGGGCCGCGCCGAAGATCTTTCCCGTCATCGCCGCCGCCATCCCGAGCGCCGTGTACGTCACCGCGAGGCCGAGAACGAAGCTCAGCGAAAGGGCAAACCCCCGCCGCCACGACACCCGCCCGTGGGCACCGATCACGGCGGCCGTGACCGGGACGACGGGATAGACACACGGCGTAAAGCTGACGAGTACGCCGGCCAGGTACGCCGCCGCATACGCCAGCACGGCAGACTGGCCGAGATAGTGTTCGAAATCGCCCGTGATCGCCTCGATCATGATCCCCCCGCTTTGCGCCTGACCACCCATAACCCAATTCGACGGCCCGCGCAAGCGCGGGACGAAGGCGCCGCGGAAAACTGTTTGCAAACGAGTTGCATCTATCGTATAGTCGACACGCCATGGAACACTGCGACATCCGCACCACGCTCGATCGTGCCGGCCTCTCGAAGACGCCCCAGCGCATGGCCGTCCTGAGGGCCCTGGTGCACGCGGACACCCCGCTGAGCGCGAAGGACATCCTGGACCGGCTCGGCGGCGGAAGCCGGATCAACAAGGTCACGGTCTACCGGACCCTGTCCTCACTGAAGGCCGAACGCATCATCCGGGAAATCGCGACGGACCACGGCGTCAGCTTCTACGAGATGGCCTGCCTGCATAACCCGGCGCACCCCCATTTCTACTGTCGCGCCTGCCGGAGCCTTGCCTGCCTGCCCGCCGTGGAAGCCCACCGCAAGTGGCTCCAGGGGCTGAGACCGTCCGACGCGGTCGTCGAGAGCGTCGCCGTTCATGTCACGGGGCTGTGCCGCAAGTGCCTAAGAACCGTTCGGAGAGGGGATCCATGAAGGCCGTCCTGATCGTGCTCGCAGCCCTGGCTGCCTTCGCCCTGCCCGGCTCGCCCTCGCAGGTACTGGCCGAGAACGCGCGCCTCACCGTCTTTGTCAGCATCCTTCCCCAGGCTTATTTTCTCGAGCGGATCGGAGGGGACCGGGTTCACGTCGAGGTTCTCGTCGGCAAGGGGCAGTCGCCTCACGCCTACGAGCCCTCACCGCAGCAGATGGCCCGGCTGCACGAGGCGAGAGCCTGGTTTCTGATCGGAATCCCTTTTGAGCGGCACCTCGTCCAGAAACTGCGTCCCGACGGTTCCGGCCCGGTCCTGGTCGAGACGCAGAAAGGCGTCCCCCGCAGGGCCCTCGAGAGGCACGATCACGACGCGCACCGGCACGAGGGGACAGGCGGGCACGAGGAACACGGTGCCGGGGCGCCGGATCCCCACATCTGGATGTCCCCGAGACTCGTGAAAATCCAGGCCCGGAACATCTTCGAGGCCCTCGCCCGCATCGACGCAGCGTCCCGGGAGCATTACGCGAGGAACCTGCAGTCCTTCCTGAGGGACCTGGACCGCGTGGATGCCGACATCGCCCGTTCGCTTGCACCGGTCAGGGGGCGGAAGATGTATGTGTTTCACCCCGCCTTCGGTTACTTCGCCGACGCCTACGGGCTGATCCAGGTCCCCGTGGAGATCGAGGGCAAGGAGCCGGGAGCGCGGCAGCTCGCACGACTGATCGACCGGGCGAAACGGGACCGGGTGCGGGTGATCTTCGTGCAGCCGCAGTTTTCCCGCAAGTCGGCCGAGGCGGTGGCGAAGGCGATCGGGGGCGCCGTGGTGCCGGTCAATCCCCTCGCGAAGGAATACCTTGCCAATCTCGAATCCGTGGCCTCCGCCGTCGGGCAGGGCCTCCGGTGATGCATGATGTCCCCGAAAGACGTTGTCACCCTCAGCCATGTCTCCTTCTCCTATGACGGTGTCCCGGTCCTGGACGACGTGAGTTTCACGATCCCCGAGCGCTCCTTCATCTCTATCGTCGGCCCCAACGGCGGCGGGAAGACCACCCTGCTGAAGCTGATGCTCGGACTTCTCAAACCGACGCGGGGAAGCATCGAGGTCCTCGGGACGAGTCCCGTCCGGGCCCGCACCCGCGTCGGCTACATGCCCCAGCATGCCCAGCTCGACCCGCAGTTTCCCGTCAGCGTTCTCGACGTCGTCCTCATGGGCCGGATGGGCAAGGGAGCGGGGTGGGGACCCTACAGCAGGCAGGACCGGGCCGTCGCGCTCGATTCGTTGCGGAAACTCGAGATGGAGGATCTCTCGGATCGGCCGTTCACGGCCCTCTCCGGCGGGCAGCGCCAGCGGGTGCTCATCGCCCGGGCCCTCGCCTGCGAGCCGGAGATGCTGCTCCTGGATGAACCGACGGCGAATGTCGATCTGGCGGTTGAAACGGAGCTTTTCGAATTGCTCCACGACATGAGCAAGGCGATTGCCGTGGTCGTGGTCAGCCACGACCTGGGATTCGTCTCGCATTATGTCCAGAGCGTGGTATGCGTCAACCGCAGGGTCATGGTGCACCCGACCGCGGACGTGACGGGCGAGGTGATCCGCGACCTCTACCTGTCCGACGTCTGCATGGTCAGGCATCATCACCGGGAGGGCTGAGGGGGAGAGGAAGGCCATGGCCGAATTCCTGACGGACCTGACACGCTACCCGTTCCTCCAGCACGCCCTGCTCGCCGGGGTGCTTGCCGGCGTCGCCTGCGGGGTCATCGGAAGCTACGTCGTCACGAAGAAGATCAGCACCATCGCGGGAAGCATCTCGCACACCGTGCTGGGGGGCCTGGGGGCCGCCCGCTATTTCCAGGTGGTTCACGGCTGGGATTGGTTCCACCCGCTCTACGGCGCCGTCCTGGCCGCCCTGCTCTCCGCGGTGGCGATCGGGGTGGTCACCCTGAAGGCACGGCAGCGAGAAGACACCGTGATCGGCGCCCTCTGGGCCATCGGCATGGCCGTCGGGATCCTCTTCATATCCCGGACGCCCGGCTACAACGAAGACCTCATGAGCTATCTCTTCGGGAGCATCCTCATGGTCTCCGACCGTGACCTCTGGCTGATCGCCGGTCTCGACCTCGCCGTCGTGACCATCGGGGCGGTCTTCTACAACCAGTTTCTCGCGATCTGCTTCGACGAGGAGTTCGCCCGCCTGAGGGGGGTCCGGGTCGAGTGGTTCTATCTCCTGCTGCTGTGCCTCACGGCCCTGACGGTCGTGCTGCTCGTCACCGTCGTGGGAATCATCATGGTCATCGCCCTGATCACCCTGCCTGCAGCCGTGGCCGGTGAGTTCACGAAGAGGCTGTGGCACATGATGGTGCTCTCGGCGGTCCTGACCGTCTTTTTCACAACCGCCGGTCTCGCGGTGAGTTACGGCCCCAACTGGCCCTCCGGGCCGACCATCATCGTCATCGCCGGGGCCGTTTACCTGCTTTCGATCGCGGTGCCGCGGCTTTTCAGCTCGAACGGTTGAGGGGGGATTCATGATCGCCGCGGACCAACCCGGCCACCTCGGCCACCGCGACAGGCTCAAGGCCCGTTTCGAGCGGGCGGGGATCGACGGCCTGCACGACTACGAGGCCTTGGAGCTGCTGCTCTTTTATGCCCTGCCGCGCAAGGATGTGAAGCCCCTGGCGAAGGAACTCCTGAAACGCTTCGGGTCCCTCCGGGGCGTACTCGACGCCGACTGCGAGGCCCTGCAGGCGATCCCCGGCATCGGCCGCCACACGGCCGTCCTGTTCGGCATCGTCCGCGAGGTCGCCTCACGATCCCTTCGGCAGCGGGCCGAGGAGCGCGAGCAGATCTCCTCGACGAAGGAGCTGATTGATTACTGCCTCGCCTCGATGGGCGGCCTGAAGGACGAGCATTTCGCCGTCATCTGCCTCGACGCGCGCAACCGCATCATCGAGGTCGAGACCGTCCAGGAGGGAATCGTGAACCAGGCCGTCGTCTACCCGCGGAAGGTCCTCGAAAAGGCCCTCGCGCACAAGGCCTCGGCCATCATCCTCGTGCACAATCACCCCTCGGGCCACGTGCGGCCCTCCGATGCGGACATCCGCCTTACCCGGGTTCTCCAGGACGCGGCCCGCGTCATGGACATCGCGCTGCACGATCATCTCATCGTGGGCGCCAACCGCTTCTTCAGCTTCCGCGAGGAAGGCATCCTGTAAGAAACAGTCTCGAGATTCGAACACGAGCGCTCGAGCGGAATTCTTCCTGCGAAATGACGGTTTTGGACCGCTCTAACGCTCGCTGCACTGCAGGCGCAAAAACTCGCCCTGCGGGCTCAGACAGTTTGCGCTGCAGACGTTCCACTTCGCGAAGAGCGGTTCTCCAAAACGCGCCATACTTCGCCATCCAGAATTCCGCCCAAGCGCAGGTGATGCATCCCAATGGCTGGTCAAAAAGTCCGGATGCAAGGCGCCCGACGTCCAGAAGAGAAGAGAGCGTGCGGTTGGTGTACGTGAACGACGAAGGACGAGGTCAACGCGTCGGATGAGCCTTTTTATCAGCCTAAATGTTGATACTCGTAAAAGGGATCGGCGTAAACGTCAGCGCAAAGCACAGCATGGCCAGGTACCCCACGGCGAGACGCCGGTTGTCGAGTTCCCCCCAGTGGTAGATGACCGGTGGGTGGCGCACGCCCAGGGCAAGCAGGATCCCGCCCCAGATGAGCCACCCCTCCCAGCCCACAATGCCCAGGACGAGCAGCATCCCCACCACCGTCCAGGCCACTTCGCGCTGGCGGGCCCCGAAGATCGCGTAGACGATGTGGCCGCCGTCGAGCTGGCCCACGGGGATGAGATTGAGGGAGGTGACGAGCAGGCCGATCCAGCCCGCAAAGGCCATGGGGTGCAGGATCACGTCCTTGTCGGGGCCGATCGTGCCGTTGACGACCCAGTTGATCGCCGTGAACAGGGCACACTCGCCCAGGTGGATGCCGGCCCCTTCGGTCTGCGCCGCCGGCACGATCTGGGAAAGGGCCAGCCCCACGAACAGTACGGGGATCGTCACGGCAAGGCCCGCCAGAGGCCCCGCCGCCCCGATGTCGATGAGGGCGTTGCGGTCCGAGACGGGCGATTTCATGGCGATGAAGGCCCCGAAGGTCCCGACGAGGGTGGGCCCCGGGATGAAGTAGGGAAGGCTGACATCCACGCCGTGCCGCCGGGACGCCGCCCAGTGGCCCAACTCGTGGCAGCCCAGGATGAGCAGCAGCGTAAAGGAAAAGGGGATCCCCTTCCAGAGCTCCGAGGGTCTCTCGATGGGGTTCACGCCGGCCTGCAGGGCACCGGCCAGCAGGGTC
Proteins encoded in this region:
- a CDS encoding metal ABC transporter permease codes for the protein MAEFLTDLTRYPFLQHALLAGVLAGVACGVIGSYVVTKKISTIAGSISHTVLGGLGAARYFQVVHGWDWFHPLYGAVLAALLSAVAIGVVTLKARQREDTVIGALWAIGMAVGILFISRTPGYNEDLMSYLFGSILMVSDRDLWLIAGLDLAVVTIGAVFYNQFLAICFDEEFARLRGVRVEWFYLLLLCLTALTVVLLVTVVGIIMVIALITLPAAVAGEFTKRLWHMMVLSAVLTVFFTTAGLAVSYGPNWPSGPTIIVIAGAVYLLSIAVPRLFSSNG
- a CDS encoding site-2 protease family protein, coding for MIPFLFMGLKSSLRRILSSPGFNHPLVPAGLFAVTILTTLLAGALQAGVNPIERPSELWKGIPFSFTLLLILGCHELGHWAASRRHGVDVSLPYFIPGPTLVGTFGAFIAMKSPVSDRNALIDIGAAGPLAGLAVTIPVLFVGLALSQIVPAAQTEGAGIHLGECALFTAINWVVNGTIGPDKDVILHPMAFAGWIGLLVTSLNLIPVGQLDGGHIVYAIFGARQREVAWTVVGMLLVLGIVGWEGWLIWGGILLALGVRHPPVIYHWGELDNRRLAVGYLAMLCFALTFTPIPFTSINI
- a CDS encoding zinc ABC transporter solute-binding protein, whose product is MKAVLIVLAALAAFALPGSPSQVLAENARLTVFVSILPQAYFLERIGGDRVHVEVLVGKGQSPHAYEPSPQQMARLHEARAWFLIGIPFERHLVQKLRPDGSGPVLVETQKGVPRRALERHDHDAHRHEGTGGHEEHGAGAPDPHIWMSPRLVKIQARNIFEALARIDAASREHYARNLQSFLRDLDRVDADIARSLAPVRGRKMYVFHPAFGYFADAYGLIQVPVEIEGKEPGARQLARLIDRAKRDRVRVIFVQPQFSRKSAEAVAKAIGGAVVPVNPLAKEYLANLESVASAVGQGLR
- a CDS encoding ABC transporter ATP-binding protein — its product is MMSPKDVVTLSHVSFSYDGVPVLDDVSFTIPERSFISIVGPNGGGKTTLLKLMLGLLKPTRGSIEVLGTSPVRARTRVGYMPQHAQLDPQFPVSVLDVVLMGRMGKGAGWGPYSRQDRAVALDSLRKLEMEDLSDRPFTALSGGQRQRVLIARALACEPEMLLLDEPTANVDLAVETELFELLHDMSKAIAVVVVSHDLGFVSHYVQSVVCVNRRVMVHPTADVTGEVIRDLYLSDVCMVRHHHREG
- the radC gene encoding DNA repair protein RadC; its protein translation is MIAADQPGHLGHRDRLKARFERAGIDGLHDYEALELLLFYALPRKDVKPLAKELLKRFGSLRGVLDADCEALQAIPGIGRHTAVLFGIVREVASRSLRQRAEEREQISSTKELIDYCLASMGGLKDEHFAVICLDARNRIIEVETVQEGIVNQAVVYPRKVLEKALAHKASAIILVHNHPSGHVRPSDADIRLTRVLQDAARVMDIALHDHLIVGANRFFSFREEGIL
- a CDS encoding transcriptional repressor translates to MEHCDIRTTLDRAGLSKTPQRMAVLRALVHADTPLSAKDILDRLGGGSRINKVTVYRTLSSLKAERIIREIATDHGVSFYEMACLHNPAHPHFYCRACRSLACLPAVEAHRKWLQGLRPSDAVVESVAVHVTGLCRKCLRTVRRGDP
- the feoB gene encoding ferrous iron transport protein B produces the protein MEQSAASTVRTKSLSPGDIPSERRLVLVGNPNVGKSKIFSLLTGEYVVVSNYPGTTVEVRSGKAADLDYYVVDTPGIAGVVPHSDEERVTLKTLLSEGLEAVLQVGDAQNLRRTLLLTMALIEADVPLVLALNLADEAEKKGYVIDAARLSKGLGIPVVQTVAIRGKGREELLDALRRPAKSPLRIIYDARVEEAVTGIAGLLPHYPVSRRAVALTLLSGDPSLVDALLGDQAGESRAIKNLIVQTQSRVLEPLSRVILETRMAIVERLIRECVTLRRGRGFRTRFADRLDRFTTHPVGGALLLLGILYGIYEFVGVFAAGTVVDFFQNVVFGEWLLPPVVGAISHVPYAAVRDFLVGPYGQITMGITYSLAIVFPTVTAFYLVFSILEDTGYLPRLEVMINRLFSLIGLNGKAVIPIVLGFGCGTMAAVVTRILETRRERIIATLILALGIPCAPQMGLILGMFARIGFFALVLFVVLLSVQLMAAGWLASRLLPGQTTAFVAELPPYRLPAPGDVLGKTVYRSYWFVREVIPWFLLGTALLFVADRVGALEALKRLLDPVVVGLLSLPAETTEGFILGFLRREYVAAYFFDIYGRGLMDNLQAFVATMVMTLFVPCVANTFVIIKERGFLTGSGIILFVFIYAIVAGGVLNSVLRLLHVTF
- a CDS encoding transcriptional repressor, yielding MERAWKSLRMTPRREIILEILREHGHLDAYELLERARRRDPRISLATVYRALAYFRERNVILGRSFGEGHSHFEVHDAETGAHAHFICTRCGTVREVQGTFIRDLEAFAKREKFRVTRAHLDLFGLCEDCASR
- a CDS encoding metal-dependent transcriptional regulator, whose product is MEESCKPCTGEDLEEILEEVWTALEQRNETPAAGARVTAAGISDEQRERLVSEGLALHSDRDLVLTEEGFLKARDVIRSHRLAERLLHDVLNLNSEEMERSACRFEHMLGNDAADSVCILLGHPRSCPHGRPIPPGDCCVAGETMLRPLVVPLTELDTGETATVAYIGTRDNARLSYLTSLGVMTGRPLELVQRRPSYIVKIDESTVAFDDAIAREIFVRPVHRKKREARGWRRRFRWRDGRS
- a CDS encoding TlpA family protein disulfide reductase codes for the protein MMIACLAVAACSPGADAPKIPPPPIAVDAPAPDFRLRDLQGKEIRLADLRGRPVLLVFGATWCRYCIEEIPRIRDIHARGRAVNLEVLNIFVNDSENKVGEFAARHALPFTVLTDPDGKVAQLYQVRGVPMLVLLDRQGNILCIQCRNLENLLKRL